Sequence from the Maribacter aquivivus genome:
TCTCTAAATAAGGTTGCGGTATGTGGGTCAACAATCTTTTTACCTTACCTGTTTTGGTACGGGTATGCCATTGATCACGAACCCTCCCTGAATTTAATATTAACGGATAGTCATTATCTGTTTCTTCAGATTTATTGTAGAGGGTAGAAGGCGCATTAAAATGTGCTTTCTTGTCATTGGTAAAGAACTGACGATCTGTAAATAATCTTGGAGTACCCTTATGTGTTTTATGTGGCACTGGCCACTGAAAACTTCCTTCATTGATCAAACGTTCATATGATAGACCAGAGATATCTATTTCAGTGCCTTTTGTTAATAAGCAATGCTCATCATAGACTTCGCTGCTATTCTTATAATCAAAGCCATTATAGCCCATTGCTTGTGCAAATCTCCAAATGATTTCTGCATCTGGCAATGCTTCACCTGGTGCATCTATAACTTTAGGCAAGTGACTAATTCGTCTTTCTGAATTGGTCATGGTACCTTCTTTCTCTAACCAACCTGCAGCGGGTAGCAAAAGATCCACAAATTTAGTGGTCTCTGAGTTATGGGATATATCTTGAACTACCACGAACTTTGCCTTTTTTAAAGCTCTTTCTACTTTATTCGAATTAGGCATACTTACCGCAGGGTTAGTACATACGATCCAAATCGCTTTTAACTTTCCTTCATCAAGGGCATCGAACATTTCTGTTGCGGTATAGCCTGGTTCTGACTGTATTTCGCCACCTCCCCAAAAATCTGACACTTCTTTTCTATGTGCCTTATCTCCTAAATCTTTATGTGCTGCCAATAGACTAGCCATACCACCTACTTCTCTACCCCCCATAGCATTTGGCTGACCTGTCAATGAAAACGGTCCGGCACCTGGTTTGCCTATTTGCCCCGTTAAAAGTGACAAATTCAGTAATGATACATTTTTAGCTACACCAATAACACTCTGGTTCAACCCCATAGTCCACATGCTGATAAACTTCTTGGCATTACCAATATATTCGGCAGCTTTGCGAATATCACCAACGGGAATACCACATTTTTTAGCAGCTTCTTTCAGTGATAAGGTAAACGCCATTTCTTTAACCGCCTCATAATTTGCGGTGTGCTTTTTTATAAAGGCGGAATCTATTTTTCTTTTCTCAATTAATCGGCGGGCAATGGCATTGAAAAGAATAACATCAGTACCCGGTAATATTTGTAAATGTAAATCTGCCCCTGCGCACGTCTGTGTTTTACGTGGGTCTACAACAATTACTTTTACCTGCGGATTCTCCTCTTTATGTTTTTCTAATCTTCTATATAAAATAGGATGGCACCATGCCGGGTTTGCACCTGCTATCAAGAAGCAATCTGCCAACTCAATATCTTCATATGAAATAGGCACGGAATCTTCACCCAAAGTTTTTTTATACCCTACCACGGCAGAACTCATGCAAAGCCTTGAATTGGTATCTATATTATTTGTGCCAATGAACCCTTTTGTAAGTTTATTGATGAGGTAATACTCTTCTGTTAAACACTGACCAGACACATAAAAACCAACACTATCTGGACCATGTTTGGCAATAATACTTTTAAAAACTGCAGCGGCACGTTCAAAAGCAGCGTCCCAAGAGACACGTTGCAAAGGGTGATTTCTGCTCCACTTCATTTCTGGATACAGAATACGATCTGTAGTATCTTGAGCTACGTAATTTAGATTGCGTCCTTTGCTACACAGCATTCCTTTATTAGATGGATAATCTGGATTACCATCTACTGAAATAGTTCCTTTTGCGTCAATATCTACAAGTATACCGCAGCCTACACCGCAATAGGAACATATTGTTTTATGAGTTTTATTGCTATTCATTTTATCAATGATAAAGAATGGTTCAGAAGTATACTGCAAATTATAAAAAGTACGTATAAATACGTACTTTTTTATCGTAAATGTTCTGCGTAATATCGAGTGATCCGCAATTATTCTGCTTTAAGACTGAGAATGGATCAATAAATAGGAAATTGAGGTGTTGAAATGTTAAAGTGGAATGTTGATTGACGAAACTGTACTGAGAATACTTTTAGGCGGAATTGACTGTTTTAATTATTAACATTTCGGGAGTGAATTTTTCGAAAAATGCCATCATCGCAATAGAAATGTGGTAAATAGTTTAATTTTTCTTGGTAAAGCGTGTCATCGCTTGAACTAGTAATCACCTCTATTCTTTATTAACTATCTAAATTATATTTTGGCTGTATTGAAGGTAAAACAGTCTTGAGCTTTTCGTAATAGGGTTTCCAATTGGCATAGTTTGGCTTTTCTAGTTTCAAATCCACCATTGTCTTTTTCGATTCATAATTTTTGTCATTACATAGTTTAGAAATTATCAAACCTCTAAAATTCGCATCTAGCGTACCTGCTAAAATCCCTCCATTTTTTCTATCATGCCAAAGAATGCCTTGACTTTCAAGTTCATCCATTCTTTTTAGAATGTTCAGCAAATACAAATAGTTGTTTAAAAATAGCTTACCGTCGCCATTGATGTAATTTTTTATTAGTTCAACACCTTGCTCTATTTCCTCATGAGTAGTTGCATTAAAACCAAAAGGACCTTTGGTAGTCCAATCATAAACGGTAGGTAAATGATGACGTTTTTTCTCTTTAAAAAAATCCTGAAAATAATCTAGATCCAAAATATAATCTTCAACTTCATAATGAGTTATACCAAAACCAGAAAATGTAATGTCTCCCATATCAAAAAAATTAAAACCGATTTTGATGGCGATGCCATTTTTAAAATATATGAAGCAAGGATTACCACCTGTTTTGAATGATTTGTATCCTAAAGGTTGTAATACGGGTGATAGACTGCCGAACAATATTTTACGTTTTTCAGTATTATTCATAGAATTAATTTCTTGCGGTGTAAGTGTAATTTTGTTTTTTGTATCCAAATTAAATCCTAAAGATATTTATCTCCGAAAATATTTTTTACCATTACAGCTAACAACCAAACAAATATCTAAATCAAATTATGCTTCTGTGCCTTTTTAGAAAGATCTATGAGATTTTTCACATCCATCTTACGCATTAAATTAAAACGATGCGTTTCAATTGTACGTTTACTGTTTTGTAGTTTTTCTGATATCTGTTGATTTGTTAAACCAGACAATACCAACTCTAATACCTTAAGCTCTTTGTTGGTTAAATCAAAAACATTGTCAGCGCTTTTACGTGGCTCTTCTTCTTTAACCACTTGTTTTTTAGCTCCCAATAAGTTATTTACCAAAACATTACTAATATCTCCACTAAAGTATTTACCGCCTTCTCTAACGGTATGTATTGCCTTAATAAATTCTGACTTGTCGGTGTCTTTTAATAGATACCCATTTGCGCCTGAACTAATAGATTTTAAAATATATTCTTCAGAATCATGCATGGAAAGTATAATGGTCTTCACCTCTGATTTACTTTTGGTAAGTTCAGCTACGGCATCAATACCGTTCATGACGGGCATCCTAATATCAATGATTAAAAGATCAGGATTTACCTTGCCTACCAATTCAATAGCCTCTTTACCGTTCGATGCTTCACCGATCACTTCCAAATCAGATTCAGACTCCAATAAAGAACGGATTCCGTCCCTAACCAAAGCGTGATCATCTGCCAATACTATTCTTGTTATTTCACTCAAAATATAGGTAATTATACGTACCGTGCTAAATTACATATTTTAAAAACAACAATACGGTCTACACAACCAATGCTGCATAGACCGTATAACTAACTAAATTCTTGTAAAACTCTATTCTTTTTTGGTATTCAAAAACTGAGGCTTAATGGTCAACTGTACCCAAGCCCAGTTTTGGCTACTTGCTGCTAAATCTTCTGTAACCCCTTTTAGCTCATACATACCGTCTGCAGCGAACATTTGAGAATATCCAACTGCTAACCCATAACCATTGAAAGCCTTTGAAAAGACCAAGTCAATTTCTGTACCCAATGATTTTTCTCCGCTTGGCAATTCTTGTTCTCCACTAAAATTTAAGACTTTAACCAGTAAGCTAGATTTCTTTCCTAAATCGAATTTTGCACTGGCGTGAATGTCAAATAGGCCTACAGAATTTGCATGGTTACCTACGTAGAAATAATCCATGAATCCGTTAAACTTATGATTGGTTCCGTATAGTGGAAAAAATGCCTCTGTTTTGTCTGTAGTATCCGCTTTGTTTCCGCTAATAACTTCTGTACCTAAACCTAAAGCTACCTTATCACTAGCCTTATACCCAAGCTCTAAACCTAGTAAATATGCACCGCCAACTTTTACTTCGTTCTGTCTTTCTCCCGTTTGTAAAAATAGGTTGGCATTTGCACTAAAGCTTCCTGCTTTATATGCTAAATGTGTACCAATAGTTTGCAAGCTACTTACTCCATCTGCAGCACCTTCAGTATCAAAATTTTGGAAACCATTATTCAATGCCAATATGCTACCGGAGAACTTATCCCATTGTTGCTTGGCGTATAGGTATTGCATGGTTTTATATGTAAAAAAACCTGATGTATTATATGCTGTACCTACAGACTGAAACCCTGTTGGGTTATCAAAATCTTGACTAAAAGCAAGACCAACATCTAACATGAATTTATCTTTCTTATACTTTAAAAGTCCCGCATCATGGTTTCTACCTTGTTGCGCCCAATCCAATCCGCCAAAAATACGTTGGTCATCATAAGCTATTGATTGTCTACCTAATTTTGTAGACCATCCTTTGCCTAAATTAATATTTGCCCATGCTTCAAATACTGCAAAAGAATCGTTCTGATCATCTGGTAGAATTTGTCTGTTCTCGCCCCAAACCATTACATCTTGTATGCTTAAGTAAAACTGATACGCTTCTGATTCATATTTGGCATTTAACCGTGCACGGGTAGAGATTGCGAAACCAGCATCTGCAGCATCAGGAATTATGCTTCCGAAACCATTTCTATATTCTGTTCTTGGTCTAAACTGCCCGTCTAACGTAAATTGGGCATAAATTGAATTTGCCGCCAGAAACAATAAGGTGATTAGTAAATATTGCTTTTTCATAATTTTAATTTTAATAATTGAGTTAGTTAATGGTTAGTGTTCTAAAAAGTCTATTAGGTGTTTTCTATAGGTGTAATAATCATCGTTCTCTAATACGGATTTACGAGTACGCGGTCTTTCAAAATCAATGGAAAGGATGTCTCCTATTTTTGCCTTTGGGCCACTGGTCATCATAATGACGCGATCTGCTAGAAAAATAGCTTCATCAACATCATGTGTAATCATAACCGCAGTAATTTTCTCCTTGTTCCAAATCTCTATAAGAATATCTTGTAATTCTCCCCTAGTCAGCGAGTCTAACATTCCAAAAGGTTCATCTAACAACAATACTTTTGGCTTAATAGCAAATGCTCTAGCAATACCCACACGTTGTTGCATACCTTGAGATAATTCTGATGCTTTTTTATGGAAGGCATTCTCTAGACCTACTTTGTGCAAATAGTATTTTGCAATGTCTTGGCGTTGCCCTTTTGTTGCATGCGGAAAAACTTGATTAACCCCAAGCAATACATTCTGCAAAGCCGTCATCCAGGGCATTAAACTTGGAGATTGAAAAATAACTCCCCTATCTGGTCCAGGACCTTTTACAGGATTTCCTAAAACTGAAATATTACCTCCGGAAATTGGATTAAGACCTGCTATCATAGAAAGCATGGTTGTTTTACCACAACCTGAATGCCCTATAATCGTCACAAATTCTTCTTTTAATATCTGTAGATTTAAATCTTCTAGTACAACATAATCGCCCTTTGGCGTCGGGTAAACCTTTTTTAAATTAGAAAGATCTAACATTATATTGGATGGATAAACAATACCGTTTTCTGAATATGTCTGGTTAGATTGTTGTGTTGTGTTCATATAATGTTTCTTTAGGCTACGAAGCTTTTTGGCGTAAGCTCTGGAAGTTTATATTCTACGTCAGAAACTGTTTTTCTCTCATCACCTATATCCATTAAGTATTCGATGATGGAGTTTCTTGTTTTCTTGTACTCAGGATTATCGTTCATTGCCGTTTTATCCCTTGGTCTTTCAATATCAATCTTAAACTCTGGACCCAAAGTGGCATTCGGACCTGGTTTCAATGGAATTATTCTATCTGCCATATAAATACCCTCATCAACATCGTTGGTAATAAGCAATGCGGTACGTTTATCTTGACTCCAAATATTTAAGATTTCATCTTGTAAATTTCCTCTTGTCAAAGCATCTAATGCTCCTAAAGGTTCATCCATGATGATCATTTCAGGATTCATGGCCAAAGCACGTGCTACCGCAACCCTTTGTCGCATTCCCCCTGATAATTCTTTAGGTCTCTTATTAATTGCCGGACTAAGATTTACCATGCCTACGTAATTTTTCACTATTTCCATCAAGGCTTTTTTATTCTCCTTCGGAAAAGCTTCTTTTACCGCCATGTAAATATTTTGACCCACTGTCAACCAAGGTAACAGCGAATAGTTTTGAAAAATCACACCACGCTCATGACTAGTATCGGTTACCGGAACTCCTTTAAAAAGAACCTCTCCGCTAGTTGGTTGCAATAGCCCGTTTATAAGATTTACTAAAGTGGTTTTTCCACTTCCGGTAAATCCTACAATAGCTACAAACTCACCTTCATCCATAGTCAGGTTGATGTTAGAAAGTACTTCTGTACTAACATCTCCCTCACCATAGGTTTTATAAATATTATTTAATTCTAAATATGCCATGTTCTATCTTTTGAAAGCGTTATGCCATTTCATTTTTATTGAAAGAAACCATATTCTGTACAGCAAGCATCAGTCTATCTAACAAGAAACCAATGATACCAATGACGAACATTGCCACAATAATTTTTGAGTTAGAATCGTTAGCACCGTTCTGAAATTCTTCCCATACGAAAAGACCTAATCCCTGACTTTGTGCTAAAAGTTCAATGGCAATCAATACCATCCACGCCACAGATAGCGTAATACGAAGTCCCGTAAAAATTAACGGTAAAGAAGAAGGTAATATCACCTTGAATACTTTTTGAAAAGTGCCCAACTTTAATACTTTGGCAACATTGATATAATCTTTATCTACAGATGCAACACCCATTGCAGTGTTTACCAAGGTTGCCCACATGGCACAAAGACCTACACTAATAAATGATATTACAAAGGCATTATCAGAATTGTCGCCGATATACAATGTTTTTACGATCATAAAAACCAACAGGTACCATACAACTGGCGATACTGGTTTAAAAATTTGAATGAACCAGTTAAAGGCGCTTCGTAATGAAGGACTTAGTCCTATTACTATTCCAATAGGTACTGCGATAAACATTGCTAAAAGAAAACCGGCAAATACTGTTTTTATACTTGTTAAGACTATATCTACAAATGAGGCTCTACCTGTATATACAATTGGATCTTTACCTTGAGAAATCATTTTCTCATTAGTGACCGCCATTTTCTCTGCAAATGCCGCTTTATCTGCACGTATAACTTTATGATCCGCTATCAAAGATTGTAAGGATGCCCATACTTGAGATGGTGATGGCAAGGTATTGGGCTGGCAACTACTGTCGCCAGATTCAATACATGCGCGTTCAGCAACTGCAGCCGCTTCTCCCTGTTCTTGCAGTGCTTTTTCCACTCTGTAATTTGCCTCTTTATTGTACAGTGCCTTAGAACCCATCTGCCATAAACCAATGAATAATAGTATGGATAGAAGCGTTATACCAGTATTTTTTAAGGATTTTATAATGCCATCTTTTTTAATACTTGGCGTAAGTTTCAAAAGCATTTGCTTCAAACTAGAAGACAAACTATTTTCGTTTTTTAAGACCATTTCTTGTTCCATACTATTTAATTTAAGGTCAATGAATTACTTTAATTATTTCTTGTCTTTGTTTCCGATCGAGAAACTGTTGATATACCCAATTGGATCCTTGGCATCATAGCTAGTACCATCTATAAAGTCTGATGTCGCTGCTTTGTAACCATCAGTATCTGGAACATCTGCTGCTGGTATTTGACCTTCTGCAACCAAAAGATCTGCGGCTTTTTTCCATATATCCGGTCTGTAGATATCTTTAATCGTACTTGCGTACCAATCAGAAGATTTTGATTCAGGAATTTGACCCCATCTACGCATTTGTGTTAAGAACCATATTCCGTCAGAATAGAAAGGATATGTTGCGTTGTACTTATAGAATACATTGAAATCAGGCATTTCACGCTTGTCTCCTTTTTCGAATTCAAATGTTCCAGTCATAGAGTTTGCCAATACTTCTTTTGGTGCACCCACATATTGAGACATGGAAAGTATTTCTACAGCCTCTGCTCTATTAGAAGGTTCATCTAACCATTTACCAGCTCTAATTAATGCTTTTGTGACCGCTATAGCAGTGTTAGGATTTTGCTCTACAAACTGCTTTGTCATTACAAATACTTTCTCAGGATTGTTCTTCCAAATATCATAGTTGGTTGTTACCGGTACACCAATACCTTTAAATACCGCTTGTTGGTTCCAAGGCTCACCTACACAGTACCCATAAATAGTACCTGACTCTAATGTTGCTGGCATTTGTGGCGGTGGCGTTACAGAAAGTAAAACCTCTGCATCTATCTGCCCTTGCACATTATCTGCTGTATACATACCTGGATGAATACCCGCTGCAGCTAACCAATAACGTAATTCGTAATTGTGAGTAGATACTGGAAAAACCATTCCCATTTTAAATGGTTTGCCTTCATTTTTATACGAAGTAATTACCGGCTT
This genomic interval carries:
- a CDS encoding ABC transporter ATP-binding protein, with product MNTTQQSNQTYSENGIVYPSNIMLDLSNLKKVYPTPKGDYVVLEDLNLQILKEEFVTIIGHSGCGKTTMLSMIAGLNPISGGNISVLGNPVKGPGPDRGVIFQSPSLMPWMTALQNVLLGVNQVFPHATKGQRQDIAKYYLHKVGLENAFHKKASELSQGMQQRVGIARAFAIKPKVLLLDEPFGMLDSLTRGELQDILIEIWNKEKITAVMITHDVDEAIFLADRVIMMTSGPKAKIGDILSIDFERPRTRKSVLENDDYYTYRKHLIDFLEH
- a CDS encoding alginate export family protein, coding for MKKQYLLITLLFLAANSIYAQFTLDGQFRPRTEYRNGFGSIIPDAADAGFAISTRARLNAKYESEAYQFYLSIQDVMVWGENRQILPDDQNDSFAVFEAWANINLGKGWSTKLGRQSIAYDDQRIFGGLDWAQQGRNHDAGLLKYKKDKFMLDVGLAFSQDFDNPTGFQSVGTAYNTSGFFTYKTMQYLYAKQQWDKFSGSILALNNGFQNFDTEGAADGVSSLQTIGTHLAYKAGSFSANANLFLQTGERQNEVKVGGAYLLGLELGYKASDKVALGLGTEVISGNKADTTDKTEAFFPLYGTNHKFNGFMDYFYVGNHANSVGLFDIHASAKFDLGKKSSLLVKVLNFSGEQELPSGEKSLGTEIDLVFSKAFNGYGLAVGYSQMFAADGMYELKGVTEDLAASSQNWAWVQLTIKPQFLNTKKE
- a CDS encoding CmpA/NrtA family ABC transporter substrate-binding protein produces the protein MKNIFTSSVLTLSLALVFTACGDTKSKKAETVSEEAVASKTKMLDIEKPQLTFGFIKLTDMAPLAIAKEKGFFEEEGLFVSVEAQSNWKNVLDRVIDGQLDGSHMLAGQPIAAGAGFGRQAELVTPFSMDLNGNGITVSNDVWSKMKPNVPADSDGKPIHPIKADALKPVITSYKNEGKPFKMGMVFPVSTHNYELRYWLAAAGIHPGMYTADNVQGQIDAEVLLSVTPPPQMPATLESGTIYGYCVGEPWNQQAVFKGIGVPVTTNYDIWKNNPEKVFVMTKQFVEQNPNTAIAVTKALIRAGKWLDEPSNRAEAVEILSMSQYVGAPKEVLANSMTGTFEFEKGDKREMPDFNVFYKYNATYPFYSDGIWFLTQMRRWGQIPESKSSDWYASTIKDIYRPDIWKKAADLLVAEGQIPAADVPDTDGYKAATSDFIDGTSYDAKDPIGYINSFSIGNKDKK
- a CDS encoding nitrate reductase encodes the protein MNSNKTHKTICSYCGVGCGILVDIDAKGTISVDGNPDYPSNKGMLCSKGRNLNYVAQDTTDRILYPEMKWSRNHPLQRVSWDAAFERAAAVFKSIIAKHGPDSVGFYVSGQCLTEEYYLINKLTKGFIGTNNIDTNSRLCMSSAVVGYKKTLGEDSVPISYEDIELADCFLIAGANPAWCHPILYRRLEKHKEENPQVKVIVVDPRKTQTCAGADLHLQILPGTDVILFNAIARRLIEKRKIDSAFIKKHTANYEAVKEMAFTLSLKEAAKKCGIPVGDIRKAAEYIGNAKKFISMWTMGLNQSVIGVAKNVSLLNLSLLTGQIGKPGAGPFSLTGQPNAMGGREVGGMASLLAAHKDLGDKAHRKEVSDFWGGGEIQSEPGYTATEMFDALDEGKLKAIWIVCTNPAVSMPNSNKVERALKKAKFVVVQDISHNSETTKFVDLLLPAAGWLEKEGTMTNSERRISHLPKVIDAPGEALPDAEIIWRFAQAMGYNGFDYKNSSEVYDEHCLLTKGTEIDISGLSYERLINEGSFQWPVPHKTHKGTPRLFTDRQFFTNDKKAHFNAPSTLYNKSEETDNDYPLILNSGRVRDQWHTRTKTGKVKRLLTHIPQPYLEMNAVDAYLRKIKEGDIAVVKSRRGQVQVKVQLNYDIRESVVFLPMHWGKVLNNDFGRANNLTNDLVDPVSKEPDFKYCAVEVTKFVKEKQKVVVIGAGAAAYRFIQSYREKNSIDELHVFSKEKDPFYNRVLLPEYVSDELSWEALEKLKDGELQKLEVSLHKGIGIENIDADNKTVLDSNGKEHSYDLLIMATGSRAFIPSDVQIQLPGRFTMRERGDADKLRKYLAETGLQAKDQNVVIVGGGLLGLELAAALKKIDINISIIQRAPRLMERQLDNVASRLLAEDVVERGINLYFDNEVSTVFEDKEQKHSLSVNLKTGRSIQCNAIVYAIGTRPNIELAKPTGIKTRRGVVVNSYLQSSDPTIFALGEIAEFKNSLFGITSAAEQQADIAANFILGDFSSIYNGSVLMNILKFENLDLCSIGMVNSPIGDASYEEIILMDVSKRFYKKCIVKDDTLKGAILLGDKNEFAEFKRLIEEEIELSEKRNELLRGASTSVPLKGKLVCSCSQVGEGNVVDAIKGGCSDFNKLCSETGAGLGCGSCKPEIKDLLKKQLVLAN
- a CDS encoding response regulator transcription factor → MSEITRIVLADDHALVRDGIRSLLESESDLEVIGEASNGKEAIELVGKVNPDLLIIDIRMPVMNGIDAVAELTKSKSEVKTIILSMHDSEEYILKSISSGANGYLLKDTDKSEFIKAIHTVREGGKYFSGDISNVLVNNLLGAKKQVVKEEEPRKSADNVFDLTNKELKVLELVLSGLTNQQISEKLQNSKRTIETHRFNLMRKMDVKNLIDLSKKAQKHNLI
- a CDS encoding ABC transporter permease, which translates into the protein MEQEMVLKNENSLSSSLKQMLLKLTPSIKKDGIIKSLKNTGITLLSILLFIGLWQMGSKALYNKEANYRVEKALQEQGEAAAVAERACIESGDSSCQPNTLPSPSQVWASLQSLIADHKVIRADKAAFAEKMAVTNEKMISQGKDPIVYTGRASFVDIVLTSIKTVFAGFLLAMFIAVPIGIVIGLSPSLRSAFNWFIQIFKPVSPVVWYLLVFMIVKTLYIGDNSDNAFVISFISVGLCAMWATLVNTAMGVASVDKDYINVAKVLKLGTFQKVFKVILPSSLPLIFTGLRITLSVAWMVLIAIELLAQSQGLGLFVWEEFQNGANDSNSKIIVAMFVIGIIGFLLDRLMLAVQNMVSFNKNEMA
- a CDS encoding ABC transporter ATP-binding protein, with product MAYLELNNIYKTYGEGDVSTEVLSNINLTMDEGEFVAIVGFTGSGKTTLVNLINGLLQPTSGEVLFKGVPVTDTSHERGVIFQNYSLLPWLTVGQNIYMAVKEAFPKENKKALMEIVKNYVGMVNLSPAINKRPKELSGGMRQRVAVARALAMNPEMIIMDEPLGALDALTRGNLQDEILNIWSQDKRTALLITNDVDEGIYMADRIIPLKPGPNATLGPEFKIDIERPRDKTAMNDNPEYKKTRNSIIEYLMDIGDERKTVSDVEYKLPELTPKSFVA